The window GCTCCAGAAGCTGGAGAGGATTTCAAGAGATCATTTGTCCTCTATGCATTGGGAACTCTTTTATCCCCAACAGCAAGACTGGATGTTAGCCCTTCATTTCTCCATTTCCTGACAAATATGGATGTTGTCCATCAATATAATTGGGGAAAATTCTTGCTTGATCGTCTAGTGCGGGAAGTATCTCGCTTTCACCAAGGAAAGCAACGCGCGGTTGGTGGCTGTCTTTTGTTTCTCCAggtgaatttatattattttaagctTCCACTTGTGTTCTAACTTTCATATACATCACAACTTACCCCTGAAGTTTACTCTTTTCAGCTCTTTTACTATGAGAGCATCTCTGTTGAGGGATCCCATTTGTCAAATTCTTCTGTTGTTCCTTGTTTGTCATCATGGGGTGAGGAAGAGATTTCTGAAAGAGAAAAACAGCAAAGAGAGCTTGGTGGTTATGGCTTTGGAGAGGTAATTGATATTTGTAACTTGTGCTCCTATGAAAATGATAGGAATTTGTCTAGCTTGTCGCTCCTGTGCAGGTAATTTGCAAGGAGAGGTGCACTGGCTTGGAGTTTTCAGAGTCCAGAGGCCAACTAGATGGTTCATCAGAAGGCAAAATAATCAGTGGGAATAATCATGATTCTGTTTTTGAGCAGCAAGCTAACCAGGTAATTATTTTATGGCACACTTTGATAATACTAGTATTCATAGTATTTAAATGACACAGTTTTATTATAATTGGTAATTCTGTCTTCAAAATGTTGGGTTAGTTGAAAAGTCAATGGTGTGGATGATCTGAATGGCATGTAATGCTGATCCTGCTGGTTGAGAATGTTAGTCTTGCACTTTTATGACTCGAACATACCTGTAAAGAACTTGTGAAAAAAGTTGTGGACAGTTTATGCAGGATGCTTACTTGTGATCTCTTTTGTAGGCTGGCAAAGAAATAATGGACGGGAATACTTATGTGGAAGGGGTACTCAATCTCTTTCCTCCATATATTCTTAATGTTGCTTTGTTGCTTCTGTCCTGTGTCTATTCTTCTCACCAGCCTGTCTCTTGGTGGTTGCGAGCAGGATATATGTTGCTACCTTGTATTAGGATGATAGCATTCCCCAAAATAGGGAATGCTTGATGGCCGAACCCTAAACATGGCCCTCCCCTAAACATGGCTGCAACATATGATGATATCTTGTTGCCAATTGGTTGATTTTGCTTTCGATGGGTTACGGCATTTGTTTCTAGTGCTCAGTCCCCTGGGTACTATGAAGTTTATGATACCAAATTTGATGCAAGAacaatgtttaaaaattaatcatgtgATCAAGCTAGAATCAAGTTGTATGTGTGTTTGCCAGGTTTGAACTCAACTCAGTATTTATAGCTTATTCTTGTGAATCTGGTGATAAGCTGCTAGGGAAGATAAATGGGCGATTTAAGTATATTTTTCTGTGATTTACTATGAATATGTTAGAATGCCTGCAAACTTGTAAAAATCTGAAATAATACTATAATTCTTTTTCCAAAAAGAGAAGCAATAACTGCAGCAGAAACATATAGCCTTGGCCCTTGAGATTGATTAGTTTTCCTAGAGTAACTCTTGTGATAGACAACAGTTTTGGGGTGAATTGAGGGTGGTATTAAGAGGTGTTAAACAACCAACTTTGGGATGTTCAATTGGAATTTCATCAAACCAAATGATAAGAAAGTTTTTCCTTGGTTGTTGACAAAACTACTCTCTGGCACTCTATTCAGAATGCTGATTTCATATGGATCCTCCAGAGTGGAATCTACATTTGGATGgagacattttttaaaaaaaattaattgaactcTGTCAACAGATCCAAGTGAATAGATTTTGTCTATAGGTTTTGATTTGTTGTATGGGAACCTCCAGTATTCACCAGAAAGAGTAGGGAGAACATTGGAAAACAATGATTAAAATGAGCTGGGATTTGTTTTAAGGTTTGAACCTAGAATGCAATGTTTTGAGTGTTTAGCAAATGTGAAGGTGCAGACAAATACGCCTTTCATGGTCATCTTACTTTGTGGATATGTTTCTGCAGGCAAATGTGCCAAGCCTTTTGACAAGTAATGATGTATTGTGCGGGAACATGGAGGTGGGTACTGAATCAGCTTCAACAATATGCCAAAACAAAGAATATGACTGCAATGGAACACTGAATTGCATAGATGATGTTAACCCTGAAGAAACATGCATCTTTTCACCCCATGCGTGCCCTCTTCTAGACTGTAACTTTACTGGCTCATCTGAACAGTTGTCACTACACTTCAGCAGTAAACATTGGGACTGTGGAAGGCGTTTTAGGTACAACATTCCTTTATCTGTCTCATTAGGGGTGAACGAGCAATTCCTTGTTCTCCAAGCAGAGGAAGATGGTGTTCTTTTTCTACTCGGCAAGGGCATTGAGAGCTTAGGGAATACAGTCATCGTAACCTGTATTGGACCAAGCTCATCGCAGGACAGGTTCTTATATGATGTCGTGGCAAGTAGAGGGGTAAGCTCTCTCAGATTGAAATCATTAACGGAGTGTTTTCCTGGGAGGGTGGAAGGCTTACCTCCTGTAGATTTTCTTCTGATTCCATTCGCTTTCCTTGGTCCTTCTGGGCAGCTTGACTTGGAGGTTTGTATATGGAGTTCAACCGAGCTAGGTGCAGATTGCACTTAATTTCTTTAACAAACATTCTAGATCATCATATTTGTAATGGTCTGAGAACATTGTATTTCTTCGTTCTAAAATTAATCGAAGAGTTGTAGAGTTATTTCCATAATTTTGCCCAAAGATTACGTAGGCCCCTGTTCTCTCCATAGGCATTTCAATCAAATCTTGAAGAATGCCGAACTTTCCAGGAGATCACGTTCCATCAAATCCAGTCCAACGTCCAGTTGATTTTGTATAGCAAACATTTCAATAAATCATCATGGCCTGTCGTATTGCCAGGGGTCTGTTGTGGACGTGTGGATCCAAGATCAACATAAAGATTCAAGAAGAGGATGAGCCTTTGTAGATGAATTACTACGTGTCGTCTTGCCAAGGGTTCTTATAGGATTATGAtccattttcattgttttacaATACTTCCTCCATGGAGGgggaaaaaaacttatttttgtgGATATAAAGATTATGCTGTAacagattaaaaacaaattcttctttaatttgataataaagtAGGACTCGGTTTGataacatcaattaaaacactaatctttcattttttttcgtCACTAAAAACTTAATCCGGATCATATTTCAGGTTCTAGATTTCTTGAATCAATTTACCAGATCAATCCGGATCAAATAACTACTGTTTAACGTTGGTATAATGTTGATGACCTTCTCTACCATTCAAGACTTCCCTTTAGAAAGAAACCTTTGTCTAAGATTGGGTACTGTAGACTGCAACAAGCGAACAAGGAATCTGATTCTAGTTCCTGATTAAGGGCAATTTTCCCTTCGGACAGTAATCCATTTCAGGACAATCGAACAGTGGACATTGATATGGTCCGTGTAAGGAGTCTGCAAATTAGACAGACTGGTGATTTCTGCCTCTACATTTCTCCATCAAATGCACATAAGTGTCTACATTTGATTTGACACCGTCTTCATGAAGCCTGTGCGTCTCCCTTCATGATTTGAAATCACAAGTGCACAGAACAATAGTATACTTatccaaatttaaattttttttttatgtttttgaatgagTTTgatatactatattaaaaataattttaaaaaaataaaaattatatattattttaatatattttttaataaaaaataatttaaatagtaattatCATCACATTTTCAAGTAGTCCTTAACTGTGAGGTGTTATTGACCAAATCAATAAATAGATAAGTATCACGtgtagtttaaaataaaaataaaaaattgaaatatttttttttaagaggaaaaaaatgtatattttttatttttaatggatcTTTTATCACTTtctgaatatatattatttttcagaagtTAAATCCAtctaagagttaaaaaaaacacgCCAGTAAATTTAgttatgaaaaacatttttggttattttcttcTCCTAACTAATTGGTTTGGATCTCGTGACCATATGCAACAATGCCAGCAGCAGATGGTGTACTTcctcgagagagagagagcaggtGCACAACTTTATGAGCCTAGAAACCAGTGGCAGGCAGATTCTGCCAGcaaaaaatgtcaattttatgaGCCTAGTCTGCTTCACACAGATTTCcccctcttttattttgttagggGCCTTGCTATACAAGTCTACACACAAGGATTTTGTTCTTTCTCTGCATAAAACCCTTTACAAGTGGCCTCGTATAGAGGAGAAAGGTAAACTCCTTAGAAACTGCAGAACAATAGGGAGAATCTACCGATacatttcttttctcttctttgtcAAGGACTCTTTGAAAGTTGAAAATGTTAAGAAATGGCCACGATCAGCTCCTAAAGGTTGAGGTCTGTCTACACTAACAGCTTTCCCTCTACTTTTTGACACACTTTGTAGTTCTCCTTCATGAGTTTACTTCTGCCTTTACTTGCCACTAAATTTGCTTCCTTTAACCtggttttgttttccttttttcttttttacggTGACAGACACATTATCTCAAAGTGCACATCAACTGTGAAGGGTGCAAGCAGAAAGTGAGAAAACTTCTTAACAAAATTGATGGTAAGAGTATTTTTAGTTTTGCCTTTTAACTTGTCATCAACATGTGTATTTAGTTCTAGTTTCTTTTCTACTTTTATTGCAATAAGTTTTATGATTACAGCAAATAACTTTACCACCAAATCTCTTGGCAAAAGGTGATGCTTATGTCCAATGATTCTTTCAATGCTGTGTGATCTTTTTCACAGTGTGTTTAGCATGTGATTCTTTAAAGTAAAACCCGGTAACCATTATCTTATTCTGGCTGAGTAAAGATCTATGCTAagattttctcttcttctggGCACTAGAGTTTCTAATAGACTAAAGTATTTGGTCTTGTGTTCAGGTGTTTACTCAGTGAACATAAAGACAGAGAACCAGCTGGTCATAGTTTCAGGCCGGGTAGATTCTGCTACTTTAATCAAGAAATTGGTCAAGTCTGGTAAACGTGCAGAGCTATGGTCTCTACGTACCAAGAACAAACGGAATCAAGAACAACTCAACGCAAACCAACTGCAATTTCTAGCCAATGACTTCAGTGACCCTCAAAACCAATTCATGTATCCAGCATCCTTTGACAATGAGACTGGTAATACGAAGAGCTATGGAGATTTTTTAAACCAGAATGTAGAATTGAAAGCTATGAATGTGGGGAGAGGTCAGGATTTGAAGGCAGCCACAAGAATGGGAAACTTTTACATGGATGACGATAATTTTGCTGGTAGTGGCAGATCAGGGGATGATTTTGCATACATGATGGGTCACGCAGATTATCAAGGCAGAGGTACTGGTTTTGCTGGATTAGGAGGCCATGAATTTAATGGGATACCAACTTATGAACAGACGTATCGACCATCCATGATTATGAGCAACAAGCAGCAAAGGTACCACTACAATCATCCAGCCACTGAGATGCATAATATTTACATGCAAGAACCGCATACGGGCAACAATATGATGACAAGTGACAATTTCATGTACCAGCCTTACATGATAGATCATGCATCTTCAACAACTCCTCCCTATACTGACTACCACCTTTTCCATGCAATGCCATATCCTTGCTACTAAGCAGACAAGTACTTACTTATCTAGCTGACCTACAGAAATATCTTGGGTTCTTTTGAAAAGATGGAGGCATAGAATAGGTAGGGTTTATGTTatgataagaatttattttaaatatgtaaTGCTTTTATTAACATATGGTATGAGATTGCTTTCATCTTTTCTACTAAACCTCGTTCCCTTTAAAGAAATAGTTGGCAGGTTTACTTTCCCTTTAAATACCATGTTCCCCGAATGAAAAGCATCATTTTAATGCTATCATTTTGAGCCTAAGAAGCTATTACATTATTCATCCAACCTCTCAGAAGATAAAGACTGTTTTGTTCACCCTAGATCTAAAAAATATCTAGCCACTGATTTGCAACATGCAAACCTCCACCATTTTTGAGAGGGCCACCGCAAAACTTGAAACATTATGAAATGAGATGCCACTGGCTGCTGATATTGTAATCTCGGCCACATTTCCATTCCTTCTTAGCAGCTTAATGAAAAGGCATCCATAAGAACTTATTTTCCAGACTACAAAGGTTATCTTGGTTTAATTCTGAAACAAAATCAGACAAATTTGGTTGGCAATGCCTTTTTCTTTGGTAATCAATACCGGGCAAAGAACTGATTCTCAAACAAATTAAGCTGGAATGAATCATCGGAAACAAGCTGTGATTTAGAAGCAtgtatcaatgattttttttcatactcaAGAATATACATTAAATAAATGAGAAACCAAAAGAAAGGAGAGAGTTTCTCGTgactttttagaattttttttaataagctgGGAAATGGTACGTCAAGCTAAAAGCACAAGAAAGCATCTAAAAACAAATAGGATAGGAGAACAGTAATGAAGCTTAAGGCAAATAAGAAATCATAGAACCATGAATGGTTTAAAACATTTGTATAATTTTGCACTAACTTTCAGGACAAGGAAGTATAGAGAGATCTAGACATAAGAAAAGGAGATTCCAGATTCAAACATGTACAGGTAAGTTATCTCACTCACAGTTGAATAAAGGAAACTGCAACTTAACGCCTCTGTGCTTTTCTTCGTCTTGACTGTGCCTTCTGCCATTTCTTTCTTGGAACAAGTGTGCTCTTTGGCTTCAACTTTAACTCAGGTGAGAACTTGAAATTTGGATCTCTCATACGTGCTTGTATATCCTTGAAAAACTGCATATTCAATTTCTTAGGCCCTCCATGACGAAGCTCCTCATACTCTGGTCCAGAAACAATATTTTCAAATGCTCCAATTAGGATGTCTATATCACTCATGACTTCCCACACATTGGTGTAACGCCCATCTGGccctttctttaatttcttcaaggCATTCTCAACTGCAAGTTTCCTAGCTTGCTTCCCAGGGGACAGCTCTGGTTCATTTTCCGCATCCAACAGTTCCGAGATCGTCCGATACTTAGGTTTTTCCTCAAACTCAAACAATTTATCTAAATACCTATCGCTGGCCTCATTGGGGTGTGCTTCTGTAGGAatatcatcctcatcatcacATTCATCACCAGTCCACAAAGTCTTCTCCTCATCACTCCCAGACCATACACTTCTTAACTCATCACTGTCATCAGCATCGATAAGGTCCGAGTGCTCCTTCGCCTGCTGCCTTACCTTCCGAATATCTTTGTCAAGTCGATTTCTACCTTTATCAGAACTGTTCTCATCATCACTTTCATCTTCACTTCCTGTCCATAGACAAGAATCTTCATCCATCTCTTTTTTCCATGCTTCCCGGAATCCCTCGTCCCCAGGCTTTTGACTGCCAAAAAGATCATAATGCTTATCCCTATTGCGAGCATATGATCTTATAACTGCAAAAAATCCAATATAATGTCATGTAACATATTCAATGACCAACAGCAGAAACCAATTGCAATTGTGAATAACAGTTACTGCCTGAATGGTAATATTACAGGTTCACTGATTAACAAAATGCTATCTACTTAAAACACTTTTATCCTCTTGAGCATTGTGATACTAttacatagaaaaataatataaccaAGTCAtgtccttcaaaaaaaaaatcattcaattatTATCACCATCTCTTTTTCCAGCATCTTAACAATCAAATCCAGGGAAAGAACAATGTGTTTTAAACAAAGACAAACAAATCCTAAATTCAAAGAGCACCAAAGATTAAGTCAAGAAGTGCAGTAACCTTATTCTTCCAGCACAGGACataaagacaataaaataaatgggtTCTGTGAGGAATTTCTACAAATACATAGACTGCATAGCCAATACTTCCATTAACATCAACACCACAACTCATTAATGATCTTTCACATGCAACTAACTTATGAGATTCAATTGACAGACACtgaaacttaaaacaaaaaacatataaaagagagggaaaatgATGGTTTAAAAACTTGCAGAAGCTAACCTTGGAAACTTGGAGAAAACCCATGATTATAACTGtgatttattgaataataactTGAAGTGACAGAGTTAGAAAGAGCTTCCATCCTgcaaaagaaagggaaaatggGGTTTTTAGACTTTAACATTAATatcaaattcttcaaaaattatgaGCATAAAACACCTTTTCATATGTGGGTGTGTGTTTTTAGAAAGAAGAAAGTGAGTTACCTTAGAGAAGTTTGAGGTAGAAAATGGGGTTTAGGGCTCCTGAAGGAAAAATGAAGGGAGACAAGGCGGGAAGAGAGTCTTTTAGCCATTTATCTCCTGTGTAGACTAAGTTTCAGAGTCATCTACTTTGCTCTTTTCCTCTTTACTGAAAAATGAGAGCTTTGAAGCTGGCAGTAGACATGGCAATCAGACCGGGTTGGGTTGTCTCGGGTTCGTGTCAATGCACACTTGAACGTAATTCTCTAATTTGTTAGGAACGGGTTTGGATCGACCCTCATGTTTGAAAGTatctttaataagaaaattttaataatatttaggcCTTTTCTCAAAAgtgattttagaaaaattatttttcaaacttttttatgattgtttgtcattaaaaaggttgctcaataaaaaatatttttcaatcagaaaaaaatttaacttggttttcagaaaagcgttttcctaaaaaatgtagacagaaaacactttccagaagttataaaaaatttaaaaatatcatattatttattaattatatcaaatttgatcctcaaacttttaattgctatatatattttattttgaatatttatttttcaatttcatctcttaaaatttaatttttatattaactttagtcctcatttttataattattatttgcttttcccttatcatttttttattgaaattttttatatatcaaatttgatccttattcttttaattgttacttattttatttgaaataatttatgaaatgttaattattattattattttaatttcttcatcttttattttttttattttttaaatttgatctctattattttgattattatttattttatttaagataatttatgaaattatttttttttcaatcttattctcattcaactttttaatttgtaagatttattcctcattattttaataaacttgagaaaaataaaacattaataagttattttccagctcatttttcatgacataaccaaatactggaaagtgttttccaacttatttttcattacattactaaacatcaaaaaataattcactttcccggaattcactttcccaaaaaaactactttccagcaaacaaatgaggccttagataaaattatatttcattgaGCTTTAGTTTGATTTCAAGTCTAATAGTTAatttatcccaaaaaaaaattaatagtgttatttccaaattaataatttttatttattttatataaatcttaaaaactttttaattgaatgCAATTTATGTTTAACctataattatagttttaaaatccaaaattaacccGCACTAAACtctaaatctcaaataaaaaaaaccaatctaaatcaatttgattaaccaaaaatatatttataatcttttataaatataataaactaATTGATAAACTACAAGCCTCAATATAAGTCCAAACATGATGAAATCAACCTTCTCAGCTCTTCTTATACTATTCCACAagctaaaatataattactatCCTAACCAGTTCCCTCATGTGTAGATTAAGCATACAGTTAAAACATGTGAGGCTTTTATtatatctaaaattattatttattcttttatatagcaatggttatttttaaaatttcaaatttcatccttagtttttatttgtataattatACTTTCTTTAGCTCAAATTAGcactaattgtattttttttttttaagagacgATTGAATTTAAAGTTAGaaaactaaagtgaaaaaacaaaagtaaaatagatggtggtttttaaatttatttgaaaagtatatttaagtctctcatcttttttagttattaggtGATCAGTCTTTCTAattctagaaaaattaattttaatatcaacctttatttttattattttttagtcttttttaggtgggaagagagagaagaaataaCCACATTCTGGTATAGAGAATTAAAATTGTCATTGCGATGATTCTGACTACTAAATTAGTAGATTTTTATTCCAAATAGTTTCATATGATAAGAAGAGTTCAaattaagttctttttttttttaccttgaaagtgccttaaaaacaaacaaaaataattatttcaaagaaaGATGGAatcttgccaaaaaaaaaatctaaacaaatttatattttattattgaatatttttctctAATTGTAAAATCAGAATtccaaattaaataagaaaaacaagatgaaatctaaaattaaactaaaaaattgaaaataaaagagaaaataatgacATCAGCTCAAACAGCATCTTTGACTAagcaaataaaatcttttttaatcaaatttaaacacgatacaataattaaattacaagtTATGGGTCTTCCTCAGACTAGTTGTTTGACGTGATCAGAACTCTTTATTGTCCCACTCGTCCGTCCATTACAAGCCTATATGTGGTCCATTTGTGGGAAATCTACTGTTCAGAACCATCAAATCCTTAAGACCTGTCTACATCTGTTATAGATACAGGCCTCTGCTCCAGCACCTGCAACACTGGATTTCTCTACTCTCAAGTCATGGATTAAAATTCTAGCTAAAGGTTCAGTGCATCATCACTTCCCATCGGAGAAGATGCACGTGAACGTGGTATATGGTACCAAATTAAGAGTAGAGAGACGAATACAAGCTTTTAACAGTACGTTTTGTAAAGTCACCAAATCTCTCCAGCCAACAGTGATGTTTAATATCTTGAACTTTCTTTGCCTAAAGATCCTGGATCTCCTGATTCGAAAGGAGTGATGGGATTGGAATATGATTTGTCCCATGGATCATCAAGGCTATTCCTGAAGATCCTTGTATTTATAGCGGCCAGATAAAATGTTAAGCATTTACCAAGAAATCTGTCACTAGTTTTTGTCTAGCCATGCATCAAACTCTGCAGAAATTAAGGTGCACAGCAGTATCCAACTTTAGCAACTGGCAAATTTAGTATGCGGATGATGCTCGCATTTGAATTTTCCTGGTTTCTTTGGTAACTTACAGACACTGTACACgtctttgtttttatcttcAAAAACCCAACACAGTTTGATTTCctgtaaaaaaaatgcatatgcTTAACCAGATCTCTATCTGCAGCTTAACCAGTTccattatttacaaaaaaaaaaacataccttCCAGGCTTCCTCGCATATCGTTTTCCTAACCTTATTATCTGTAGTTTCATTGATGAACATTCCAAGAAATACATATGCTTCCACGGCTGGCTCCACAACATATCAACCaccttttcttctctcattctGATCCTTAAATAGATCATAATCTGACAgatggtctttatttttatcggTTTGCTTTAACAACATTGTATATTATCAGA of the Populus nigra chromosome 7, ddPopNigr1.1, whole genome shotgun sequence genome contains:
- the LOC133700094 gene encoding heavy metal-associated isoprenylated plant protein 37-like; this translates as MLRNGHDQLLKVETHYLKVHINCEGCKQKVRKLLNKIDGVYSVNIKTENQLVIVSGRVDSATLIKKLVKSGKRAELWSLRTKNKRNQEQLNANQLQFLANDFSDPQNQFMYPASFDNETGNTKSYGDFLNQNVELKAMNVGRGQDLKAATRMGNFYMDDDNFAGSGRSGDDFAYMMGHADYQGRGTGFAGLGGHEFNGIPTYEQTYRPSMIMSNKQQRYHYNHPATEMHNIYMQEPHTGNNMMTSDNFMYQPYMIDHASSTTPPYTDYHLFHAMPYPCY
- the LOC133699030 gene encoding uncharacterized protein LOC133699030 — translated: MAKRLSSRLVSLHFSFRSPKPHFLPQTSLRMEALSNSVTSSYYSINHSYNHGFSPSFQVIRSYARNRDKHYDLFGSQKPGDEGFREAWKKEMDEDSCLWTGSEDESDDENSSDKGRNRLDKDIRKVRQQAKEHSDLIDADDSDELRSVWSGSDEEKTLWTGDECDDEDDIPTEAHPNEASDRYLDKLFEFEEKPKYRTISELLDAENEPELSPGKQARKLAVENALKKLKKGPDGRYTNVWEVMSDIDILIGAFENIVSGPEYEELRHGGPKKLNMQFFKDIQARMRDPNFKFSPELKLKPKSTLVPRKKWQKAQSRRRKAQRR